The Astatotilapia calliptera chromosome 14, fAstCal1.2, whole genome shotgun sequence genome includes a region encoding these proteins:
- the LOC113035679 gene encoding tapasin-related protein-like, translating into MSLIFTIFIYWSLSAGVWSVHQILWLPCYFIDERVFLNKDNHTETQLIHREAILQFGQKGDAPVNPNAITFLITRSKLDLLQYVEGVEAEQLKCELHRYSTEGGYVRWPVLGAHEYNHWFTCILRHSRGLFTITSFLRRPFDQPPPGRPDYHKWPPIPNREVLTTTVAMVIKTQTPSVKARLKFQQKLHCQFDVDHKGAKVTVEWHKQHHGERTKLFSYNRRTGQTQGSGVGLRAFAAGDASYTLASTMISSEGTYICSVSVNPLFGRVDINLQIEEPPHVSLNVGPSLSLVEGNKRKIVCGANSYYPRDVEIIWYEQDPVMLDAPHTRSLENVFLSYHKENRDMTFSLSGFFYLQASLRDSGKRFTCSVSHQSLKVPITKSFTLIVEEPTNWMLYLAVGSVMILLLYVKRRYLHSAWRTLAGKAI; encoded by the exons ATGAGTTTAATATTCACGATATTTATTTACTGGTCTCTAAGTGCAG gtgtgtggagTGTCCATCAGATCCTGTGGCTGCCCTGCTACTTCATTGATGAGCGTGTGTTTTTGAATAAGGACAACCACACAGAGACTCAACTCATCCACAGAGAGGCTATACTTCAGTTTGGTCAGAAAGGAGATGCTCCTGTTAACCCAAACGCCATCACTTTCCTGATCACCA GATCAAAGTTGGATCTGCTGCAGTATGTGGAGGGGGTGGAGGCAGAGCAGCTGAAGTGTGAGCTGCACAGATACAGCACAGAGGGCGGTTACGTCCGCTGGCCTGTCCTCGGTGCCCATGAGTACAACCACTGGTTTACCTGCATCCTCAGACACAGCAGGGGCCTCTTCACCATCACCAGCTTCCTCAGGCGCCCCTTCGACCAGCCTCCCCCAGGACGGCCAGACTACCACAAATGGCCCCCCATCCCTAACAGAGAGGTACTCACCACCACAG TCGCCATGGTCATCAAAACACAGACTCCCTCAGTTAAAGCACGCCTGAAGTTCCAGCAAAAGCTCCACTGCCAGTTTGATGTCGACCACAAAGGTGCAAAGGTCACTGTGGAGTGGCACAAGCAGCACCACGGTGAGAGGACCAAGCTCTTCAGTTACAACAGGCGCACAGGACAGACCCAAGGAAGTGGTGTTGGACTACGTGCCTTTGCAGCCGGAGATGCCTCCTACACCCTCGCCTCCACCATGATAAGCAGTGAAGGGACCTACATTTGTTCAGTGTCCGTGAATCCACTATTCGGCAGGGTGGATATAAATCTGCAGATTGAAG AGCCTCCCCATGTCTCCCTCAATGTGGGACCCAGTCTCTCACTAGTGGAGGGTAACAAGAGGAAGATTGTGTGTGGGGCAAACAGCTACTACCCTCGGGATGTGGAGATAATTTGGTACGAGCAGGATCCAGTCATGTTGGACGCTCCACATACCAGGTCACTGGAGAATGTCTTCCTTTCCTACCACAAAGAAAATCGGGACATGACCTTCTCGTTGTCGGGCTTCTTCTACCTCCAGGCTTCGCTCAGGGACTCTGGGAAAAGGTTCACATGCAGCGTTTCCCATCAGTCCCTGAAAGTGCCCATCACAAAGAGCTTCACCCTGATTGTGGAAG AGCCAACAAACTGGATGTTGTACCTCGCTGTGGGCTCTGTTATGATCCTGCTGTTGTATGTGAAGCGGCGCTACCTGCACTCAG CATGGAGAACGTTAGCGGGTAAGGcgatataa